DNA from Bradysia coprophila strain Holo2 chromosome IV unlocalized genomic scaffold, BU_Bcop_v1 contig_81, whole genome shotgun sequence:
ttccgtTTCTTGTGGAATTAGATCGTCTCCTTAGAAGAGAATCAATTTAATTgctgaatttttgttgtttcattcataaatgtttataaaaaataaatttgtgagaaaaaaaaatatttctattgaATATCTTGATATTATTGATATATATACCAACCAACATTGAACCAATTTatgtagaagaaaaaaccCTTATACCATTTTATGATGTAAAACATTTACTAAGATTACCCactaaagaaacaaaacaaaaattattataaaccACAACCCCTATTCACGCTATCATATCGGCCATCATAACAAGGAAAcatattccaaaaattccgttcaattttCACAACTTACAGTCCGACAGAATAATATAATCCcaacaatttctattttagTGAACGGTTGGTGGGATTGTATAACATTCTGTACGACTGTTAACAATAATGAGaaaattaacttaaaattaaccTAAATGAATGAcgaaattaatcaaatattttgtgtattttaaaATCTGATTGTAATATCAAATAAAACATAGCCAAAAAACAACGTTTACGGTCTTAAATAATTATATATTCACATTAGTAATCCAAGGAAAATACCAAGCAGACATTAATTACAACACTCTGAATTAagtaaaatatcaatttagagagaaggaagaagaagaagaagaaagaaagaaatcaaacaaacaatattAACTGTACTAAATAATCGTATGTGTTCCTTAATAATTGAGTAGATTTTAGCGTAATATTCAGTGAAAAGAGTAACGATATTTCATCACCAAAGAATTTTGGTGCAATACGTTTTATCAGAAtggaaattcatcaaaattgctGCAAGGTATTGAAAGCTGAaggaatttttcattaatcaATCAAAGCCCCTATAAAGGGAactgtgacgcaagtcccagTATATATTTGTAAAACAACCGATATCGTTTCACAGGTCCGGACTGGCGATGCCCGATGCGCCTTTTGCTTTTTAGCGCTCCTCAGACAAGTACTTAGGCGCCTCTGAGCCGTTTTCAGCTAGTTCGCCCGATGCGTCTTTTGGTAGCCCTGTCGTTTTAGGTGACGGATGATCataatcaagaaaattttaaaagaatatTTGCGTCACACGGTTGCCACTTACGTGGAACCTGCATCACGAGCGCTTTATGCTATCTCCTCACATATTGTGGCTGCAACTCTCGAGACTACGATTCGAATGCGTTTGAAagaatagaaaattgaatttcctatGATCCGTTTCGGGTTACAAATCTcacacagaaaaatattttcaatggaCAAAACATTGGCCAGAACacaattttgtgttgataTAACCGACTTTGATCATTTTTAAGATGAGTGGAGTGGATCGTGTAGCTTACTTTCACTTACAAAGTTTGTAGTGTTACTCTCAATAACCATTTTAAGGATCTTGCTGACGTCAACATTTAGAGGGATTGGGATCTCCACAAAATAAAACTGGTTGTGTTGTAGCTGTACGTCATTACAGCACGACCACTTTCTTCAACAAACtgtgaaaattcattcaaaaatacgAAGCTCAGTTTATCTTTTAAAACTGGTCCTGAGTGATTCAGACAATTTATAAAAACTACTTTTCGTGCCAGGGGAATGATATTACCAATTGGATAAGGAAGGGGTCAAGACAATACAAACCTTCGTTTGAGAAAGCTCATGAAATCCACCCTACTAATGAATAGAGATATATTGATTGAATTGAccacaaattgaaaattttattggtgGTTCGCAATGACACAGAAAATACTGATACTTTTATAGACGGCTGTTGGTAAGGTACTCTTATAACTCAAAACGTATaatgaaacaaatgaattaCATGACGCGATACTcgaaacaaacgaagtaacagatttaatcgtTATAATGGCGATACGCTTACCGTTTGTAAGAGGTTAATAGAGCGAAGGAAGTGAACAGAAGTAGAATATGAATATATCATTGTCtataaaacttaaaataaaaaagggaAGTTACAGTAAATATGTCCAATGTCCATACAATAAAATCGCTTCTGAGGtatgaatatattttgttcATCATTtcgatgtgatattacaactaCTTGTAGTTCCATGCTTGCAAACTGCGAAGTATATTTTgctaattgaaaatgatttctaCTTTTTAGTCAAGAATATGCTTtcaaaaaggaattttaacattttagaaACGGCTGTTATTGACAACGTTTTCCAAAATATGCTAACTAGTGTCTTCTTGTGTAGCACAATATATATACGttagaagtactagatttataTACGTTTgctgtttctaaaaggttaattggaaaattgaaaattgccCGTACTTTGTGCTAAGTAAAAAAACGTACAAAATGTGAGTGAATGTTGGAACAGAAATATTTACCATTTAAACGTTACGTTCCTGTTTCCATTTAGAATTTATATCAGTCCTgtttaatttcacttttagACCACACTCTAAATTAAtgaattgacaaaaatacacaaaacacacacaaacaagaataaaatgtaacaaattgGTGCGATTTTAGTCCcctaagaaaaaaaaacaattttttctagttaatttttaagaaaaatcttaatgttagttgaataaaaatacaaaaaggaaaaatatacaaaaaaaatggataaaaatcaacaaaaaatatttatttttagataGAACTATTATCTACCCCTCCTTGtttataatatgaaaatgaacttgCATCTcaatgtaaagaaaaaaaaaacaattttttgtctaaagaaaatgtttcatttgaaaatctttttttagattatggaaacaaaaatgtgacttTTTCTGATTCGATATTATTTAGTGTTAGttttagaatattttaatggagaaaatttacaaatatttcagtgaaaaacacattatATGAACTCTAGTACAGATATACGAAACTAAAACAtgacaaaactaaaaaaaaaaacaaaaactgatGTATTACAATAATTGTAATGAACAAGAATAAAGCATAATAATACTGTCCGAACCGCTTTTGATTTATTGGGATGAATTCCCAATACTCGATTTTCTCGTTTGCAAATCCAACCTTAATAAGTCGACAAATATAAATGACCCTTGAGAGCCCGAATGAACCCGAAGAAACCTTTTTAAACCCAAGGAACAGGTTATGACAACTCTGCGTTGATCatgaaggcggtgacacacaatcGCGTCAACGGCTGCaaagtttatatgtaaaatggaacttagcaaaaacaaaatttcgagaaaattattttcttcaagttgatttctcacacctctttataaaatttggtgtcacccgcctcCGTAGTTAttttaacctgttctttcagaactttgtgCAAATCCGCCCACCAGTGAAATCTGCATACACGACGCTGCATAAAAAGAGTtatattgacaaaaaagagtAGAAAACACGACAAAggaaagtaaaccaggcaggagcagaGTACGATAATACATTCAAAGAAGGGACTTAAATCCCGTTACAATCGTTTACGTATTCGTTTCATGCATTTGTTTTAGTAAGCGTTTAGCACCAAAATCAAAGTTCTACTTATGAATTTAGGTTCCTCATCAAATGGACTGCTCTTGTCTGGTTTGcgttactctgccgtggtagAAAATCTTACCGGTCGAAGGTAAGTTTGTCTCCAGGTAGCACAGGTGTAGCTCTCCGTACAAAAACCATTGAATGTATACTAtataggtatggtctaatgtcaaaatggAAAGGAGGAACAAACTCGCCTCTCAATGAAAAGCATTGAAAGGTGAAGTCTATTtctatgaaatcgctatttcctcctttttgtatggacagaccatacTGTTCATTGACAAAAATTACGGCTGTAGTAGATAACATAGATTACTTGAAGACAAAGTTATTTGCAACAGGTACAAttgataacatttttttgtcagtgtagcCTTCCATAGACGAATGTAACCTTCCAAtgttgaatctattacttcatttgttgtagTATATTTTCAAAGGTTTGATTtcagatctattacttcacttgttttaaCAATCTTTTCATAGACatagcttgtcgtttattcttgcAGTCGTTATCACTAACAGATGATAACTCCCCATAACACGTTAAAAGTAACACTGGTAACACGTTGCGAACTAGCCTGCACATCATGTTATCATCGCAATAGTTTCCTTGAATCAGACGGAAATAGTACTCAACAATGTATGGTAAGATCTATAATAATTTACTTCACCCTGAGATAATTCCTTCAATTAACTCAAACGGAAAAAAGAACAAACCCTGATGACCCCAACACAAAAGACAACGAAAGAAACCACAATGGAAACTCAGAAATTGCATTAAGTTTATGATCCAGAAGCATATCGCATTCCTGTTTGCTGAAATCTGTTACATCTTTTGTTGAAACTATTTTTAGTGTTtgataaaaagaaatcttttacttcattggtttcaACAAAGATTTGCTACATATAGGGCTGCACCGATTAAATAAAGCTCATTGctaatatttttgtcgttgtcgtCGCCGCTAATAGATGACCAaccgtttctaaaagttttttcaaatcGCAATTTCATCATTATTGTTTTCGTTTATATGAGATCAATTGCCCATAATACGGAATTGGATCTATTTCCTCTTTTTCTATTTCGGATTTATCTAGTTTTTCATTTGGGTCTCACCTTTCGCAAAATTGTAGTCCAATGCGACTGCTATAAAAGACTTTCGattgaaatattgaatttaatgtttaagatttgtttatgtttaacATATCACATTTGGCTTATTGTTCATACACTTCCGCGAACATTTCATCTCTCGGACCCTTCCAGCTCGAAATTGTTTGACCTCTCCTCTTTTCGCTCAATATATTCTACCATTGAGTAACTGAAATCgaatttacaaacaattttacgaaatgacTACATGTCAAGGCAACCCTCTTTACtaatgtgaaaatgaaaacgtttCTTACCCAATCATTCCCACAATCATCAAAGTCAGCAAAATCGTTAATATTGTACTCGTGCAAAGCATCGGATTCAAAACATATATCGATACTGAGCCAATGGCTTCGAAAAATCGGAAATTACTGAAAGCGGCCTCCTCTCGACCGGGAAAAAGAACTCCGTAGTAAGCTATATCAGCGAATAATAATTGCGTTCAATTACCAATCACGCATTTCATACGACAATTTTACACTCACAGTTCACTTGAATCAACCACGTTCCATCAACCAGACCCCATAGTGCTGCCATTGCCCCGTATGTTAAGTAATCGTCTTCAACAGCCACCCAAACTCTCATCCAAATTATGATTGCTCCATGTAACACCGTTATAGCAACCATGATCGGTAATCTGCCCGTTATCTTTGCAACAGCTCCCGTAAATGCTGCTGCAATCACATTGGAAAGTCCAAAGAAAATCATCACGTAGCCAATGCGTGATATTCCCCATCCACAACCGACGAAAGACTATGATTGAATGTGATAGGTGGCTTACATTTAAAGGAACAAGAAAAAAGGTTTTGGCTGGGAAAATGGCTGTGTAATCATACTCACAGCTGTAAAGCCGACGGCCATGAAGGCCTGTTCCGCCCCAATAAACATTGTGATTGGCAAAAGAAGAATTTGTTTCTTTTGCAATAATTGCTTGAACGTTACCGCCAAAAGCTTTATTCCAGAGAGACCTGATCCCGAACCTTTTCTCCCCATTTCGTATCTGTAAGCAAATTGTACAGATTAACTTACGAGGTCGTAAACATGCATCAAAAGACTGGGCAAACCTTTTCAGTGTATCTGCAAATAAACTGACAAGAATTGTGGCACACAACATTAGTACAATGAATATTCCAGACAGCAGCTGAATTTTAAATAGGTCAGGACGATGTAAGTTGCCCACTTCTCCAGAACTTTCCAGTGCATTTGGACAAAATCTAGCACCACATAATTGGTCAACGTTTTTCGAAACATTTCCCAAATCAATTGTAATATTCGCAGACAAACCATCTGTGTCGCCAATGCCACTAGATAGAACTAATATAAAGCTTCTATTaagtttcatttcatttgatttccTTAGTTTCACCCTAACCTGTTGACGACAATAAATTGCCCCAAACTTGAGCGAGTTGATAGAAAATGAAGAACAATCCGAAAAATCGAACAATTATCACTTCCAATTTGATTTGACCATTGCTTATTGCGGTAAAAGCTTCAGATATCACAGTTAAATATGTGCACTTAGCACACCACAGCGGCCCACCACCAAATCCAACAGCCAGACCAGCTGGAACTAATGTATAAAATCGAGGATAGAATTGAGCCGCTATGAAAGGTATATAGAACAGAAATGAAACCGCAATTGTCCATTTACAACCGATCCACCTAAGAGCAAttccacgaaaaaaaaagtttgatttcTAAACGAGGTTCTAAAATTCAAAGTAAAAGCCGTTACCGTATAACTGTCACTGGTAGAAATATGTTCGATATAATTAATGAACCATAAATTGCGGCAAGTGTATAAGCTCCCAGTGCACCGTCCGAATTGACCGAAGATTGAAGATTGGCCATGCCATGGAAAGCAGTAAAATGAACCATAAACGCGACCCCTAACACTAAGACATTCTTAGTGATTCGAACGTTTTCATATTTGCCAGCACTGGCAATGAACAACTGGCGTTCATTTACGTCGTTGTTAACCGATGATGATGGCatcttttatgttttattttcagAGTAATTTTGTAGGTCCAGTGATGAGGtcctaaaaaaacatttgtaatAATTTCGCTTGTTTTGAAGCAAGTCAGTCGGTTATCTGTTGCTGACAAAATATgttgttaaacaaatgaagtacaagattttgtatcaatttgttgaaaatactcaAAACACGCGATACGTTAATTATACTGATGGTATGGTCGCCGCTCGCGAAATGTGATTACCTACTAAATTTGATGCAAATTGGAACATGCAACAGAATTCTTAAGAGATTAGTTAATTTTGACTATATGGATGTCGGCTTTTTTGTGCTATAAATCAGACTGTGTGTATGTTAGACTCAAATATTGAGAGCTAGGGAAGCTTTTTATCGTCTTCACATCGGATCGGTAAACTTTACACAATAAGAGTGCAATCACCGTGGTGCAATGGATTTTTAGTAGTGTTGTGTAAACGGTtcaaaagatgaaaagttAAGTTTTCGTGTTGATTTTATCGATCCGATGTGTAGCCGAAGTTGGAGTTTACTACAGAATGCATTGAATGctgctacgtaattcattaatagatcattttcctgaccttgtaaacgtcagacacgatccgaactgtcagacatgtcgaaaaatatcgaatgaattgaacgaacgattttcatataaaaatcagtaaattgaacgcggttaacgtcaattgattgagcttaaggactacttgacgaaaaattaagtggggttaTGTTGACAAGTATGTTAATTCTGTTATTAGCTGTAACAGGCTGTTGAATTgactcaataaataaataaataatgaaagtgATCTATTCGGAAACACTTTCCAGGGCCTTGAACTGAACACTTTTGTGACAAAAGGAAACTTAATCGTGTTATTTTGagcatgtaatgaattactttctcaGCGTCGAATGTAACCTACTATTTCACCGTGAAATTTTCACGCATATCGTTTTCCGGTTGGTAACTTCATTAAAATAGGAAGTCTGTTGTTGTTAGACCTCCGTTGTTAAGAGAAAAACGAAACGTCGGTGAAAGGATTTGCACGGGATTTTGTCAGCTTGTAAAGCCTGATTGCCATTGAGAAATTCTATAAATACATTTCATTGATATTTATTGAATCAGAATTACCTCTTGTATAACACGATCAGTGTAATTCTGTTCTGCATATTGCAGTTGTATTCAAACAAAtcgttcaataaaataaaataaattatttaaatgaaaatgttgaagtCGTTCTTGTGACCAATATctcattttatgaaataagTATGTTTACCGGTTTTTTACCCAATGCATCGACaatgaataattaaaattacatAATTGACTttagagaatatttttttagttgaattttAAACATGATGCCTATGTTCTGAAATGCTACAGCGTTTGAAGCTCTTTctcacaattcaatttttttaattgaatatacAGAAGAGTGTGTTGAATGCTTACGAGAACCTGAGTTCAGTGCTGCATCTTTATAGCCACGACGTTCGCTTGTCGACTAATCTTTTCTTCGCTCTATATCctgtttttctattgattctATTACCGCACTACACATTTATCTAACCtttcacatacggctattcgtattcatctgttatcgataacgacgacaaaaataataacaagctctgggtaatatggtcctttatacagtaaaatggatgttgaaaaaattgaagtacaagatttgaaatcaacaaattaaaaatactttgatcgatggaagtaatagacccgataataaagcgggtcatatgcttgccgtctgtaacaggttttAAGTAACTTGCTTCCGCCTCAGGTCTCAACATCACGACATGACATATAAACAGATATACAACTTTGACGTAAATTCGTATTTTATAGCAACAGGTCAAACATGTCCAACAtaacaaataacaaaaaaaacttatgcGACAAGAACTGTAAAGGGTGTCTTATGTTCGTGAAACGGTAAATTGTTCGAGGCGCAGGCgaactttttctaaaaaaaaaatcgtcgttCATCACTGATATAGACAGAAGACAATTAGAGAACCTTTTCTGTAGTGTACATTAGGTGTACATTGGCGCTTTTACAAAGAAGATTTGGTATGAAGAAAAATCTGTTTAGTACTCTCTCGATTGCAAAAATCAAGAGTGGTCGAGAGTGCAAAAAGGAATGAACTAACCCCATGCATTGACTGACCCTGAATCATTAAGTCGCCACTAACTCGTTATATGACACTATAGTGTCACACATAAGCTTAAAACCACAAACTAAACATTCCAATACCCATATGCTGTATCACTCACCCACAACAAttcaaacaattcaattgTCTTTCCGCGTGAATTCACCTAATTATCGTTTAGAATGTAATTCCTAATTATtcacaaattcaccaaaaaatttttgttaacaaCAAAGTgataaatagaaataaaaatcaacaaaaagcaCCGAAACAATAACCACTCTAGTACTGAATGTGTAGAGAGAGATATATAAACAACTGAAAAACGTTTCGTTAATTTTAACACATCAACTCTTTGATGGTCTACAAGCGACTGATCCGAAAACCATATAATTCATTTGATAGGTTGTCTTGCGTTAAgattacatttttgaattagGAATTAAATTACTTGATTGCCTTAGCTAACAAGGTGCCTCAGAAATTCAGAATGAAAGATAACGTAAATCACTCCTATGCTACAAGATTCAATTCATATGATACATGATACACTTAGAGATGGACACTTTTCTGTGGGTATAATAATGAAACGAGTTTTGTTAACACTTAGATATTTGAACTCGTTTATaaaattcacgtttttttgaacatttgaataaaaatttgtatcttcttttttggaaaatattggtGTGGTGATTGCTTTGGTATACTGTGTGTACATTGAGCATGAAACGAGATGTCGTGTGTTCTGCcacaataaacaataaaaaaaagtttaattttgaatgtaaCACTCTATAAAAAATACAATTCCGTTCATTCAAGGCTGTCCACTTTTTTCCAACAAGAGTAAGTACCTCACTAACATACTTCCGACAAAATATAGTAGCGTCCTTACTTACTTATCAACACAATACTCGACTCGATAATTGCAATTAATAATTTGATAAAGATTCTCACGATGATTATGTTGTTCAACAGAATTCCAGATCGAGCATCAGTGATTCGCTTAGATCTGCTGGTACTATACTAactaaaattataatttaccTCCATACACAAAAAGACGCACACAACTAGTTGCTAGAGATTATACGTTTGTTGTAGGTAGTTTTGTCACTATGTTAGAAAACAAACCTGAAGTTGTTTTAGTCATTCAAAAAGGTGTTCCAGTGATTGATAAACAACAACATCGCATTCAAACGAAAAGCTTCAATGCAGAAATGGATTAAAATGTGTTGGTGAGAACTTCTCTGATTAGAGCtttgaaatgtaataaaaCCAATAACATAGAACTTGGCATAGCACTGCCACTAGcattaacataaaaaatatttgtaggcTGATGGTATCAGCATAGACTATGGGGCcatccataaaggacgtccgcaCTATGGGGGTGAGGGGGgttcgccaaagtgtgaccGCCATAGATTTGTGTAGTGGAAAAGTGCGGACAAGGGGGAGGGGGCGtctaaaattccagaaaaatcgcggacgtcctttatggacggCCCCTATGCATTATTTTCGTGAAAACATAAGGTATGCTTTCTTGGTGTGTGGTATACAACACAAGGATGAAAATTTGGAAGCTTTTTGACGTCCGACACAcgagtgttaatgctaggagttATGAGCAGTCTGTAAGTTCTTGGATATCAATACGTCATCAAATTCACTTTCTGGTGCATTGTTCTCTGGTGAGATTGTCTTATTCTGTGACATAACAAGCGGCAAGCATATTATcccaaatctattacttcttgtTCTTAACTTAGTGTGTGACGCGTCAACAATATTTTACTTCTATAGTTTTGTGTAAAATCTACGACTCGGAGTGCTCGAaaacacagcactgctccaagtgtcaaatttggaggctttaatgataagagctaccgcttaggattgtttgattgtatatgtggtcactcacacaaaaCAAGTCTTATATCTGTAgaaaagaaacgcagtgcctactgttgTTCTATCAgtctccgaatattttctatatttgtgctagaagcagtgctatgtcgaaaaacattgttttctATACAACACATAAATGAACTGAAAAATGAGTATATGAGCCCTAAGATTCAGCTGAATCTGAAGTCTAGAATCTCAATGAAAGTATGAAGTAGGTCTAATAAATGTTGGTCCAGAGATTATAGACACTCTAAACACCCAcaattaacagaaaattcaagttcCGATTATTGACCTcagttcaattcattttttaacttCAGATCGATCTGATATGTTCCAAGGAGCTGAAAGATACAACTGGTAGTATCTATTTCAGGTTAATTtaggcatgaatttgcttcattagtttttcagctggtccgcTCATAAAAACTTACACGTCTCTATATGGTTTAAGGTGTGGTTAAACCACTCCTGTATCGTAtccaacaaaaacatcaataaaAGGATAGCTCGATGCACCATCCTCGAATATTTAAGCAAAGAGTTAATTCGTTTATTTTCGCAAAGAGTGCAATATACCCATTTCGAATTCGCAGCGCGCCTATCCACCTTACAGCTTTTTATTGTCGATACAGTAGTGCTTTTCCGGCGAAAGAATCGtttgacattttcgttttaacaacaaaaatgtttcggcGCTTAAAATAAACTCACACACACAATCTTGAATCGGATTGATTTGATTGGTCCGTATGTAGCACATGATCATTTTGATATGCTTACATCGCGCTTACTCTACACATCCGTAGACTAGAGTTTATCTTCTCAGAAATTTGCCCTTGATTTGACACTCGTCTTTTGGAAATCGTTGTGAACAGTTGTGCTTAACGAAAAGTGAGTATCGAATAATTAgctgataaatatttttgaaataaaaaattttccaaattgatTACATCGCTATGGCAATTTGGTGCAATAATGTACACGGTCTAATCGATATGGGCCTCGTGAAAATCTGTGTGAAATCGTACAAATGTTCTCCAATGAAAATTTCCTCTTGGTATGCATCCGCTATTTCGTggattgaataaaattatcgTAAAACTATTCAGCGGCCggtttcaaactttttttttttgcttcgatATTGACGCGTTTCATTTGGAAagcgatttttttgttaaaacaccCGTAATATCTTTATCTTAATTGTATCGGATCGATGGGAATGTTCGCTCAAATGAAATGTTCCAATCAAACATGGAGACTTtcgattaaatgaatttttacgttttatttcATCATTTAGAATCTTGATCGTACACAGTATTCCATTGCCTCgaattctattgtttaaatgaTACAGGCGGATAAACTTAGCGGTTTACTGGCTGAATCATTTGTGtgtaaaattattcatttagtGTACGTGTTATATCATTCCTGTGACCTTTTTGACCTTCACAGtgcggaaaaattttttgttcttgaGAAAATCGTCGTACGTGAACACTTGCATAATTCTGCAACGATTTCGAATTGCATTATCAAGTTGAATGAgtgaaatggaaattcatCGGATTTCCATTGAGGATATGATTTATGATACGTTGGAGTGTGTAAATAGTTACGTAAGATGATTCAATACAGT
Protein-coding regions in this window:
- the LOC119072489 gene encoding UNC93-like protein gives rise to the protein MPSSSVNNDVNERQLFIASAGKYENVRITKNVLVLGVAFMVHFTAFHGMANLQSSVNSDGALGAYTLAAIYGSLIISNIFLPVTVIRWIGCKWTIAVSFLFYIPFIAAQFYPRFYTLVPAGLAVGFGGGPLWCAKCTYLTVISEAFTAISNGQIKLEVIIVRFFGLFFIFYQLAQVWGNLLSSTVLSSGIGDTDGLSANITIDLGNVSKNVDQLCGARFCPNALESSGEVGNLHRPDLFKIQLLSGIFIVLMLCATILVSLFADTLKRYEMGRKGSGSGLSGIKLLAVTFKQLLQKKQILLLPITMFIGAEQAFMAVGFTASFVGCGWGISRIGYVMIFFGLSNVIAAAFTGAVAKITGRLPIMVAITVLHGAIIIWMRVWVAVEDDYLTYGAMAALWGLVDGTWLIQVNSYYGVLFPGREEAAFSNFRFFEAIGSVSIYVLNPMLCTSTILTILLTLMIVGMIGYSMVEYIERKEERSNNFELEGSER